A single Nycticebus coucang isolate mNycCou1 chromosome 16, mNycCou1.pri, whole genome shotgun sequence DNA region contains:
- the ECE2 gene encoding endothelin-converting enzyme 2 isoform X4, whose amino-acid sequence MNVALQELSSRGNMMEYKQATLRDEDAPETPVEGGASPDAVEVGFQKGTRQLSRSHTQLELVLAGVSLLLAALLLGCFVALGIQYRRDPSHSTCLTEVCVRVAGKILESLDRGVSPCEDFYQFSCGGWIRRNPLPDGRSRWNTFNNLWDQNQAILKHLLENATFNSSSEAEQKTQRFYLSCLQVERIEELGAQPLRDLINKIGGWNITGPWDQDNFMEVLKAVAGTYRATPFFTVYISADSKSSNSNVIQVDQSGLFLPSRDYYLNRTANEKVLTAYLDYMEELGMLLGGRPASTREQMQQVLELEIQLANITVPQDQRRDEEKIYHKMSISELQALAPFMDWLEFLSFLLSPLELGDSEPVVVYGTDYLQQVSELINHTEPSVLNNYLIWNLVQKTTSSLDRRFESAQEKLLETLYGTKKSCMPRWQTCISNTDDALGFALGSLFVKATFDGQSKEIAEGMISEIRTAFEEALGQLVWMDEKTRQAAKEKADAIYDMIGFPDFILEPKELDDVYDGYEVSEDSFFQNMLNLYNFSAKVMADQLRKPPSRDQWSMTPQTVNAYYLPTKNEIVFPAGILQAPFYAHNHPKALNFGGIGVVMGHELTHAFDDQGREYDKEGNLRPWWQNESLAAFRNHTACMEEQYNQYQVNGERLNGRQTLGENIADNGGLKAAYNAYNGWLRKHGEEQRLPAVGLTNHQLFFVGFAQVWCSVRTPESSHEGLVTDPHSPARFRVLGTLSNSRDFLQHFGCPVGSPMNPGQLCEVW is encoded by the exons ATGAACGTCGCGCTGCAGGAGCTGAGCAGCCGCGGCAAC ATGATGGAGTACAAACAGGCCACGCTGAGGGATGAAGACGCACCCGAGACCCCCGTAGAGGGCGGGGCCTCCCCGGACGCCGTGGAG GTAGGATTCCAGAAGGGGACAAGACAACTCTCACGCTCACACACACAGTTGGAGCTGGTCTTGGCAGGTGTCTCGCTACTGCTAGCCGCACTACTTCTGGGCTGCTTTGTGGCCCTGGGGATCCAGTACCGCAGAG ACCCATCCCACAGCACCTGCCTCACGGAGGTCTGTGTTCGAGTGGCTGGAAAAATCCTGGAGTCCCTGGACCGAGGGGTGAGCCCCTGTGAGGACTTTTACCAGTTCTCCTGTGGAGGCTGGATTAGGAGGAATCCCCTCCCGGATGGACGTTCTCGCTGGAACACCTTTAACAATCTCTGGGACCAGAACCAGGCCATACTGAAGCACCTGCTTG AAAACGCCACTTTCAACTCCAGCAGTGAAGCTGAGCAGAAGACTCAGCGCTTCTACCTGTCTTGCCTACAGGTAGAGCGCATTGAGGAACTGGGTGCCCAGCCACTGCGAGACCTCATTAACAAG ATCGGTGGTTGGAACATCACAGGGCCCTGGGACCAGGACAACTTCATGGAGGTGCTGAAAGCAGTAGCAGGGACCTACAGGGCCACCCCATTCTTCACCGTCTACATTAGTGCTGACTCTAAGAGTTCCAACAGCAATGTTATCCAG GTGGACCAGTCTGGGCTTTTTCTGCCCTCTCGAGATTACTACTTAAACAGAACTGCCAATGAGAAA GTGCTTACTGCCTACCTGGACTACATGGAGGAGCTGGGCATGTTGCTGGGTGGACGGCCAGCCTCCACACGGGAACAGATGCAGCAGGTGTTGGAGCTGGAGATACAACTGGCCAACATCACAGTGCCCCAGGACCAGCGACGTGATGAGGAGAAGATCTACCACAAGATGAGCATCTCGGAGCTGCAG GCTCTGGCGCCCTTCATGGACTGGCTTGAGTTCCTGTCTTTCTTGCTGTCACCGTTGGAGTTGGGTGACTCTGAGCCCGTGGTGGTGTATGGGACGGATTACTTGCAACAGGTGTCAGAGCTCATCAATCACACAGAACCAAG TGTTCTGAACAATTATCTGATCTGGAACCTGGTGCAGAAGACAACTTCCAGCCTGGACCGACGCTTTGAGTCTGCACAAGAGAAGCTGCTGGAAACCCTATATGGCACCAAGAAG TCCTGCATGCCGAGATGGCAGACCTGCATCTCCAACACAGATGATGCCCTTGGCTTCGCTTTGGGCTCCCTCTTTGTGAAGGCCACATTTGACGGGCAAAGCAAGGAAATT GCAGAGGGGATGATCAGTGAGATTCGGACTGCCTTTGAAGAGGCCCTGGGACAGCTAGTTTGGATGGATGAGAAGACCCGCCAGGCAGCCAAGGAGAAA GCAGATGCCATCTATGATATGATTGGTTTCCCAGACTTCATCCTGGAGCCCAAAGAGCTGGATGATGTTTATGATGGG TACGAAGTCTCTgaagattctttcttccaaaACATGTTGAATTTGTACAACTTCTCTGCTAAGGTGATGGCTGACCAGCTCCGCAAGCCTCCTAGCCGAGACCA gTGGAGCATGACCCCCCAGACAGTGAATGCCTACTACCTTCCAACTAAGAATGAAATCGTCTTCCCTGCTGGCATCCTGCAGGCCCCCTTCTATGCCCACAACCACCCAAA GGCCCTGAATTTTGGTGGCATTGGTGTGGTAATGGGCCACGAGTTGACACATGCCTTTGATGACCAAG GGCGAGAGTATGACAAGGAAGGGAACCTGCGGCCTTGGTGGCAGAATGAGTCACTAGCAGCCTTCCGGAACCACACAGCCTGCATGGAGGAGCAGTACAACCAGTACCAGGTCAATGGGGAGAGACTCAATGGCCGCCAGACACTGGGGGAGAACATCGCTGACAATGGAGGGCTTAAGGCTGCCTATAAT GCTTACAATGGATGGCTGAGAAAGCACGGGGAGGAGCAGCGGCTGCCGGCTGTGGGGCTCACCAACCACCAGCTCTTCTTTGTGGGATTTGCCCAG GTGTGGTGCTCAGTTCGCACACCAGAGAGCTCTCATGAGGGGCTGGTGACCGACCCCCACAGCCCTGCCCGCTTCCGCGTGCTGGGCACTCTTTCCAACTCCCGTGACTTCCTGCAGCACTTCGGCTGCCCTGTTGGCTCCCCCATGAACCCAGGGCAGCTGTGTGAGGTGTGGTAG